Proteins encoded in a region of the Oxyura jamaicensis isolate SHBP4307 breed ruddy duck chromosome 17, BPBGC_Ojam_1.0, whole genome shotgun sequence genome:
- the LOC118175612 gene encoding ectonucleoside triphosphate diphosphohydrolase 8-like isoform X1: MMFANKKLFTTTILGVLVTLSIIALVLSLVKIEDVALPPMVKYGMVFDAGSSHTSLFVYEWDSDKENDTGVVSQTLSCDVQGPGISSYANNPPKAGDSLRECLDKALKVVPAEKQRDVPAYLGATAGMRLLRLRNSSAADQILAEIAKTMREYPVAFRGARIITGEEEGAYGWITINYLLESFTKYSPKAHTWVRPEAANILGALDLGGASTQISFIPKGSVINWNETSRFMLYGYNYSIYTHSYLCYGQNEMLKRLAKELILESSSRTRVEHPCYPKDYNETILLSSFHTSPCTNASDPRLSPSDRNVTLEGRGNASGCLVAIRKLFNFSACGQSQDCTFDGVYQPPISGQFFAFSAFYYNFKFLNLTEGQPLATVRETIERFCARSWEDLSSSYLEENPERLPKYCANANYILTLLLDAYKFNESSWNNIFFQMKAGSADVGWTLGYMLNLTNMIPAEAPGQLKGHAPSLWAAAIAFVALTLALGLIALLLLLHV; the protein is encoded by the exons ATGATGTTTGCTAACAAAAAGCTCTTCACCACCACCATCCTCGGGGTCCTGGTCACACTCTCCATCATCGCCCTTGTTCTCAGCCTGGTGAAGATTGAAGATGTTGCCCTGCCACCCATGGTCAAG TACGGGATGGTGTTCGATGCAGGCTCATCCCACACCTCTCTGTTTGTCTACGAGTGGGACTCAGACAAGGAGAACGACACTGGTGTGGTCAGCCAGACCTTATCCTGCGATGTCCAGG GGCCAGGCATATCAAGCTATGCCAACAATCCCCCCAAAGCCGGTGATTCCCTAAGGGAGTGCCTGGATAAAGCCCTGAAGGTCGTTCCTGCCGAGAAGCAGAGAGATGTCCCAGCTTACCTTGGAGCAACAGCAGGCATGAGGTTACTGAG GCTACGGAATAGCTCAGCTGCAGACCAAATCCTGGCCGAAATTGCTAAAACCATGCGAGAGTACCCTGTGGCTTTCCGTGGGGCTCGGATCATtacaggagaagaggagggagctTATGGCTGGATCACCATCAACTACCTGCTGGAGTCCTTCACCAAG TACTCCCCCAAAGCACATACGTGGGTCCGTCCAGAGGCAGCCAACATTTTGGGGGCACTGGATCTTGGAGGCGCATCAACGCAGATCAGCTTTATCCCCAAAGGTTCAGTTATAAACTGGAATGAAACCTCCAGGTTCATGCTGTACGGGTATAACTACAGCATCTACACACACAGCTACCTCTGCTACGGGCAGAATGAGATGCTGAAGCGCCTGGCAAAGGAGTTAATTCTG GAGTCATCCTCCAGAACACGAGTTGAACACCCTTGCTATCCCAAAGACTACAATGAAACCATCTTGCTGTCTTCCTTCCACACCAGCCCCTGCACCAATGCGAGCGACCCACGCCTGTCCCCCAGTGACAGAAATGTGACCCTGGAGGGCAGGGGCAATGCCAGCGGGTGCCTGGTTGCCATCAGGAAGCTCTTCAATTTCTCGGCGTGTGGCCAGAGCCAGGACTGCACCTTTGATGGCGTCTACCAGCCCCCCATCAGCGGGCAGTTCTTT gccttttctgctttttactaTAACTTCAAGTTTCTCAACCTGACCGAGGGGCAGCCACTGGCCACCGTCAGGGAGACCATCGAGCGTTTCTgtgcaaggagctgggaggac ctttcttCCAGCTACCTTGAAGAGAACCCTGAGAGGCTGCCCAAATACTGCGCCAACGCCAACTACATCCTCACACTCCTCCTCGACGCCTACAAGTTCAACGAGAGCAGCTGGAACAACATCTTCTTCCAGATGAAG GCGGGGAGCGCTGACGTGGGCTGGACACTGGGCTACATGCTGAACCTCACCAACATGATCCC
- the LOC118175612 gene encoding ectonucleoside triphosphate diphosphohydrolase 8-like isoform X2: MMFANKKLFTTTILGVLVTLSIIALVLSLVKIEDVALPPMVKYGMVFDAGSSHTSLFVYEWDSDKENDTGVVSQTLSCDVQGPGISSYANNPPKAGDSLRECLDKALKVVPAEKQRDVPAYLGATAGMRLLRLRNSSAADQILAEIAKTMREYPVAFRGARIITGEEEGAYGWITINYLLESFTKYSPKAHTWVRPEAANILGALDLGGASTQISFIPKGSVINWNETSRFMLYGYNYSIYTHSYLCYGQNEMLKRLAKELILESSSRTRVEHPCYPKDYNETILLSSFHTSPCTNASDPRLSPSDRNVTLEGRGNASGCLVAIRKLFNFSACGQSQDCTFDGVYQPPISGQFFLSSSYLEENPERLPKYCANANYILTLLLDAYKFNESSWNNIFFQMKAGSADVGWTLGYMLNLTNMIPAEAPGQLKGHAPSLWAAAIAFVALTLALGLIALLLLLHV; encoded by the exons ATGATGTTTGCTAACAAAAAGCTCTTCACCACCACCATCCTCGGGGTCCTGGTCACACTCTCCATCATCGCCCTTGTTCTCAGCCTGGTGAAGATTGAAGATGTTGCCCTGCCACCCATGGTCAAG TACGGGATGGTGTTCGATGCAGGCTCATCCCACACCTCTCTGTTTGTCTACGAGTGGGACTCAGACAAGGAGAACGACACTGGTGTGGTCAGCCAGACCTTATCCTGCGATGTCCAGG GGCCAGGCATATCAAGCTATGCCAACAATCCCCCCAAAGCCGGTGATTCCCTAAGGGAGTGCCTGGATAAAGCCCTGAAGGTCGTTCCTGCCGAGAAGCAGAGAGATGTCCCAGCTTACCTTGGAGCAACAGCAGGCATGAGGTTACTGAG GCTACGGAATAGCTCAGCTGCAGACCAAATCCTGGCCGAAATTGCTAAAACCATGCGAGAGTACCCTGTGGCTTTCCGTGGGGCTCGGATCATtacaggagaagaggagggagctTATGGCTGGATCACCATCAACTACCTGCTGGAGTCCTTCACCAAG TACTCCCCCAAAGCACATACGTGGGTCCGTCCAGAGGCAGCCAACATTTTGGGGGCACTGGATCTTGGAGGCGCATCAACGCAGATCAGCTTTATCCCCAAAGGTTCAGTTATAAACTGGAATGAAACCTCCAGGTTCATGCTGTACGGGTATAACTACAGCATCTACACACACAGCTACCTCTGCTACGGGCAGAATGAGATGCTGAAGCGCCTGGCAAAGGAGTTAATTCTG GAGTCATCCTCCAGAACACGAGTTGAACACCCTTGCTATCCCAAAGACTACAATGAAACCATCTTGCTGTCTTCCTTCCACACCAGCCCCTGCACCAATGCGAGCGACCCACGCCTGTCCCCCAGTGACAGAAATGTGACCCTGGAGGGCAGGGGCAATGCCAGCGGGTGCCTGGTTGCCATCAGGAAGCTCTTCAATTTCTCGGCGTGTGGCCAGAGCCAGGACTGCACCTTTGATGGCGTCTACCAGCCCCCCATCAGCGGGCAGTTCTTT ctttcttCCAGCTACCTTGAAGAGAACCCTGAGAGGCTGCCCAAATACTGCGCCAACGCCAACTACATCCTCACACTCCTCCTCGACGCCTACAAGTTCAACGAGAGCAGCTGGAACAACATCTTCTTCCAGATGAAG GCGGGGAGCGCTGACGTGGGCTGGACACTGGGCTACATGCTGAACCTCACCAACATGATCCC
- the LOC118175612 gene encoding ectonucleoside triphosphate diphosphohydrolase 8-like isoform X3: protein MVFDAGSSHTSLFVYEWDSDKENDTGVVSQTLSCDVQGPGISSYANNPPKAGDSLRECLDKALKVVPAEKQRDVPAYLGATAGMRLLRLRNSSAADQILAEIAKTMREYPVAFRGARIITGEEEGAYGWITINYLLESFTKYSPKAHTWVRPEAANILGALDLGGASTQISFIPKGSVINWNETSRFMLYGYNYSIYTHSYLCYGQNEMLKRLAKELILESSSRTRVEHPCYPKDYNETILLSSFHTSPCTNASDPRLSPSDRNVTLEGRGNASGCLVAIRKLFNFSACGQSQDCTFDGVYQPPISGQFFAFSAFYYNFKFLNLTEGQPLATVRETIERFCARSWEDLSSSYLEENPERLPKYCANANYILTLLLDAYKFNESSWNNIFFQMKAGSADVGWTLGYMLNLTNMIPAEAPGQLKGHAPSLWAAAIAFVALTLALGLIALLLLLHV from the exons ATGGTGTTCGATGCAGGCTCATCCCACACCTCTCTGTTTGTCTACGAGTGGGACTCAGACAAGGAGAACGACACTGGTGTGGTCAGCCAGACCTTATCCTGCGATGTCCAGG GGCCAGGCATATCAAGCTATGCCAACAATCCCCCCAAAGCCGGTGATTCCCTAAGGGAGTGCCTGGATAAAGCCCTGAAGGTCGTTCCTGCCGAGAAGCAGAGAGATGTCCCAGCTTACCTTGGAGCAACAGCAGGCATGAGGTTACTGAG GCTACGGAATAGCTCAGCTGCAGACCAAATCCTGGCCGAAATTGCTAAAACCATGCGAGAGTACCCTGTGGCTTTCCGTGGGGCTCGGATCATtacaggagaagaggagggagctTATGGCTGGATCACCATCAACTACCTGCTGGAGTCCTTCACCAAG TACTCCCCCAAAGCACATACGTGGGTCCGTCCAGAGGCAGCCAACATTTTGGGGGCACTGGATCTTGGAGGCGCATCAACGCAGATCAGCTTTATCCCCAAAGGTTCAGTTATAAACTGGAATGAAACCTCCAGGTTCATGCTGTACGGGTATAACTACAGCATCTACACACACAGCTACCTCTGCTACGGGCAGAATGAGATGCTGAAGCGCCTGGCAAAGGAGTTAATTCTG GAGTCATCCTCCAGAACACGAGTTGAACACCCTTGCTATCCCAAAGACTACAATGAAACCATCTTGCTGTCTTCCTTCCACACCAGCCCCTGCACCAATGCGAGCGACCCACGCCTGTCCCCCAGTGACAGAAATGTGACCCTGGAGGGCAGGGGCAATGCCAGCGGGTGCCTGGTTGCCATCAGGAAGCTCTTCAATTTCTCGGCGTGTGGCCAGAGCCAGGACTGCACCTTTGATGGCGTCTACCAGCCCCCCATCAGCGGGCAGTTCTTT gccttttctgctttttactaTAACTTCAAGTTTCTCAACCTGACCGAGGGGCAGCCACTGGCCACCGTCAGGGAGACCATCGAGCGTTTCTgtgcaaggagctgggaggac ctttcttCCAGCTACCTTGAAGAGAACCCTGAGAGGCTGCCCAAATACTGCGCCAACGCCAACTACATCCTCACACTCCTCCTCGACGCCTACAAGTTCAACGAGAGCAGCTGGAACAACATCTTCTTCCAGATGAAG GCGGGGAGCGCTGACGTGGGCTGGACACTGGGCTACATGCTGAACCTCACCAACATGATCCC